A segment of the Aureliella helgolandensis genome:
CGTTAAGTTCACTGTCACTGCGGTGTGTACTCCTCAGTTCGACGCACCACCATCGGCACGAATGTGTTGTCCCGTAACCCAGGCCGCGTCGTCGCTGGCCAGGAACGAAACGACTGCGGCGATGTCATTGGGATGACCGAGTCGCTTGAACGGAGAGAGGTTGCGAAAAAACTCCTTCCGTTCTTCGTCACTTCCGGCAAACATGCCAGGCTCGGTGGCCCCGGGACGGACACTGTTCACGGTGATTCCCCTGGTCCCCAGTTCGTGTGATAGCGAAACAAGCATCGCGTCGATTCCCGCTTTTGTCGCTGAATATGCGCCGGTTCCCATACGGGGGCGTTCAGCTAGTTGCGAAGAAACAAAAATCAGCCTTCCACCGTCGCTCAGGCGTCGTGCGGATTCGCGAAGGGTCAAGAAGGCACCGACAAGGTTAACTGCTACCAGTTTCTTAAAATCAGCCAACTCTACTTGCTCTATCGGGCCGCCACCGCCGATTCCCGCGTTTGCCACCACGACATTCAACCCGCCAAATTCGTCGGACGCGAATTCAAATAAGTTTCTGATCTCATCTTCGTCCGTAATGTCTGCCGAGCGCAAAACCGCAACGCCTCCGGAGTCGGTAATCTCCCGGACAACTCTTTCTGCGGATTGCCGGTCGTTTCCGTAGTGAACGACCACGCGATATCCGTCACGAGCTAGTCGCTTCGAAATCTCGCTGCCGATGCCCCCGGATCCACCAGTGACAATTGCGGTTCGATTACTGGACATGAATGGTCTCTCAAAATTCATAGTGAAATTGCGGTCCGGTGTTGCCTGCTTCGTCACGCTTGAGACAATGCTCGCAAATCAGTGCGAAGGTCACGCCCTCCCACACATTTCTGTTAGTTGCATCTGGCACTGATTCGTACTTTTGAAGTTTCACTCTGACGCAACCTGTCCTATTCCATTCCGGATTTCGGTCGAGGTCTTGTGAGTGCGTGAATAGCGCAGACCGTTTTCGCTCGGATTCACAATGCAGTTCAGGTAATTTACTGCCGGCATAATTGTAGAAGCGGCAACGATTGCCGCACAAATAAAAAGGCAAGCGTTAGAAACGCCTGCAGATTAAAATCCTCTGTACTGCTGATGCTCGGCTCATCTACTTCTCTGTTTTGTGTAAGCCAATTGCATGAATTTCGTTTCCTCGCCGCCTTTGAGGGTGATGTACATGGTCATCACACGTTTCCCATCCTTATAGACGGTGGTCAATCTGTGTTTGGCTGGGTTTCCGTCCATGCCAGGTGCCATTCCGACAAGTGTCATTGTTTTTTTTTCTTTATCGTACTCACCCGTCATGTGCATCATTCCAGGACTCAATGAATCCACCCAAGTTCCAACGTATTTTTTCGCCTCGGCGTCATAGCCCGTACTCCCGTGCCCTTTGAATTGTAATCCCAACATTTCGCCCTCAAAGTTGCTGATCAGCCAAAAGTCGCCCAGCATCCTGTTGGATTCAGTGCCTTGGGTGACTTCAGGCGTGCCACTTGCGTAGTTGGTGATTTCAACATCCCACTCGCCGGCATCGTCTCTAAGAATCTCGTATTCGGGGCCAGCAGTTGGAA
Coding sequences within it:
- a CDS encoding SDR family oxidoreductase, whose protein sequence is MSSNRTAIVTGGSGGIGSEISKRLARDGYRVVVHYGNDRQSAERVVREITDSGGVAVLRSADITDEDEIRNLFEFASDEFGGLNVVVANAGIGGGGPIEQVELADFKKLVAVNLVGAFLTLRESARRLSDGGRLIFVSSQLAERPRMGTGAYSATKAGIDAMLVSLSHELGTRGITVNSVRPGATEPGMFAGSDEERKEFFRNLSPFKRLGHPNDIAAVVSFLASDDAAWVTGQHIRADGGASN
- a CDS encoding DUF1579 domain-containing protein, with product MKNSLKLFTFAFGFAILQCGLMASSVVAQIPTAGPEYEILRDDAGEWDVEITNYASGTPEVTQGTESNRMLGDFWLISNFEGEMLGLQFKGHGSTGYDAEAKKYVGTWVDSLSPGMMHMTGEYDKEKKTMTLVGMAPGMDGNPAKHRLTTVYKDGKRVMTMYITLKGGEETKFMQLAYTKQRSR